The Osmerus eperlanus chromosome 15, fOsmEpe2.1, whole genome shotgun sequence genome includes a window with the following:
- the fam49bb gene encoding CYFIP-related Rac1 interactor B produces the protein MGNLLKVLTCTDLEQEPNFFLDFENAQPTEAERELWEQVDVVLKDAKGILDELQAYKGAGQEIREAIQNPSDEGLQEQAWAAVVPLVGKLKKFYEFSQRLEAALRSLLGALTSEAYDDPTQHLEREQALAKQFAEILHFTLRFDELKMTNPAIQNDFSYYRRTLSRMRINNVPAEVENEVNNELANRISLFYADATPMLKTLSDGTTKFVSENKNLPIENTTDCLSTMASVCKVMLETPEYRSRFTSEETVSFCLRVMVGVIILYDYVHPVGAFAKSSKIDMKGCIKVLRDQPPSSVEGLLNALRYTTKHLNDESTNKTIKSMLQ, from the exons ATGGGAAACCTCCTAAAAGTTTTGACCTGCACAGATCTGGAACAAGAACCCAACTTTTTCCTCGATTTTGAAA ACGCCCAGCCCACGGAGGCAGAGCGCGAGCTGTGGGAGCAGGTGGACGTAGTTCTGAAGGACGCCAAGGGCATCCTGGACGAGCTGCAGGCCTACAAGGGAGCCGGCCAGGAGATCCGAGAG GCGATACAGAACCCCAGTGACGAGGGTCTGCAGGAGCAGGCCTGGGCCGCTGTGGTCCCCCTCGTGGGCAAGCTCAAGAAGTTCTACGAGTTCTCCCAGAGGTTAG AGGCGGCACTGCGCAGCCTCCTGGGGGCGCTGACCAGCGAGGCGTACGATGACCCCACGCAGCacctggagagggagcaggcTCTGGCCAAGCAGTTTGCCGAGATCCTGCACTTCACCCTGCGCTTTGACGAGCTCaag ATGACAAATCCTGCCATTCAGAATGATTTCAGCTACTACCGGAGGACCCTGAGTCGTATGAGGATCAACAACGTACCG GCAGAGGTAGAGAATGAAGTGAACAACGAGCTGGCCAATCGGATATCTCTGTTCTACGCCGACGCCACACCCATGTTGAAAACATTAAGCGATGGAACAACAAAGTTTGTGTCCGAG AATAAGAACTTGCCCATTGAGAACACAACGGACTGTTTAAGCACTATGGCCAGTGTGTGTAAAGTCATGCTGGAAACACC GGAGTATCGTAGTCGTTTCACCAGTGAGGAGACTGTGTCCTTCTGCCTGAGGGTCATGGTGGGCGTCATCATCCTGTATGACTATGTCCACCCTGTGGGGGCCTTTGCCAAGTCCTCCAAAATAGAT ATGAAAGGCTGCATCAAGGTCCTCAGGGACCAGCCTCCAAGTAGCGTGGAAGGTCTTCTCAACGCTCTCAG GTACACAACAAAGCATTTGAATGATGAATCAACCAACAAGACAATCAAGAGCATGCTGCAGTAG